The proteins below come from a single Conger conger chromosome 10, fConCon1.1, whole genome shotgun sequence genomic window:
- the LOC133138205 gene encoding 6-phosphofructo-2-kinase/fructose-2,6-bisphosphatase 1-like isoform X1, with protein MPRCNFRGFLQVYRVPWTSWLGFCPDVQSELWDHTHTSVCIFLNHVQSIKFGTASVPQFTNSPTLIVMVGLPARGKTYISKKLTRYLNWIGVPTKVFNLGQYRREAVQTYKTFEFFRPDNEEAMKIRSACALAALKDICTYFTQEQGQVAVFDATNTTRDRREDILSFAKDNGYKVFFVESICDDPDIIEANIMQVKLSSPDYKDCDKEEALVDFLKRIKCYKLTYVPLDEDIDRNLSYIKIFNVGSRYLVNRVLDHIQSRIVYYLMNIHVTPRSIYLCRHGESELNLLGRIGGDSGLSPRGNKYACALEGFIRSQSIHDLKVWTSHMKRTIQTAEALGVPYEQWKALNEIDAGVCEEMTYEEIQEHYPEEFALRDQDKYRYRYPKGESYEDLVQRLEPVIMELERQENVLVVCHQAVMRCLLAYFLDKSAVELPYLKCPLHTVLKLTPVAYGCKVESIFLNVEAVNTHRDKPVNVDVTRDPEEALLTVPEHI; from the exons atgcctcgctGCAATTTTAGAGGTTTTTTACAGGTCtacagagttccttggacttcatggcttggtttttgtcctgacgtGCAGAGTGAATTGTGggaccatacacacacatctgtgtgtatatttctaaaccatgtccaatcaattaaatttggcACAG CCTCAGTGCCGCAGTTCACCAACTCGCCCACTCTGATCGTGATGGTGGGGCTGCCCGCCAGGGGGAAGACCTACATCTCCAAGAAACTCACACGCTACCTTAACTGGATTGGTGTCCCCACAAAAG tGTTTAATCTGGGCCAGTACCGTAGGGAGGCTGTCCAGACCTATAAGACCTTTGAGTTCTTCCGTCCTGACAATGAGGAAGCCATGAAGATTCGCAG TGCCTGTGCTCTGGCTGCACTGAAGGACATCTGCACATACTTCACCCAAGAGCAGGGCCAAGTGGCG GTGTTTGATGCCACCAACACCACACGGGACCGGCGAGAGGACATCCTGAGTTTTGCCAAAGATAACGGCTACAAG GTGTTTTTTGTGGAGTCCATCTGTGATGATCCAGACATCATTGAAGCAAACATCATG CAAGTGAAGCTGAGCAGCCCCGACTACAAAGACTGCGACAAGGAGGAGGCGCTGGTGGACTTCCTGAAGCGCATAAAGTGCTACAAGCTCACCTACGTGCCCCTGGACGAGGACATCGACAG gaACCTGTCCTATATAAAGATCTTTAATGTGGGCTCTCGGTACCTGGTGAACCGGGTCCTGGATCACATTCAGAGCCGGATCGTGTACTACCTGATGAACATCCACGTGACCCCGCGCTCCATCTATCTCTGTCGCCATGGCGAGAGCGAGCTCAACCTGCTGGGGCGCATCGGCGGGGACTCGGGCCTCTCACCCCGGGGCAATAAG tatgCCTGTGCTTTGGAGGGGTTTATTCGGAGCCAGTCGATTCATGACCTGAAGGTTTGGACCAGCCACATGAAGAGGACGATCCAGACCGCCGAGGCCCTGGGAGTGCCCTATGAGCAGTGGAAAGCTCTCAACGAGATTGAtgca ggagtgtgtgaggagatGACGTATGAGGAGATACAGGAACACTACCCGGAGGAGTTTGCCCTGAGAGACCAGGATAAATACCGCTACCGCTACCCCAAGGGCGAG TCGTATGAGGATCTGGTGCAGCGGCTGGAGCCGGTCATCATGGAGCTGGAGAGGCAGGAGAACGTGCTGGTGGTGTGTCACCAGGCCGTCATGCGCTGCCTCCTCGCCTACTTCCTGGACAAGAGTGCAG tggaGCTGCCATACCTGAAGTGTCCTCTGCACACGGTGCTGAAACTCACTCCTGTGGCCTACG GCTGCAAGGTGGAGTCCATCTTTCTGAATGTGGAAGCAGTGAACACTCACAGAGACAAGCCTGTG AATGTGGATGTGACACGAGACCCAGAAGAGGCACTGCTGACTGTCCCAGAGCACATCTAG
- the LOC133138205 gene encoding 6-phosphofructo-2-kinase/fructose-2,6-bisphosphatase 1-like isoform X2 produces the protein MSKEQAELTQTPLLKIWVPWMSSKLSRRRGSSVPQFTNSPTLIVMVGLPARGKTYISKKLTRYLNWIGVPTKVFNLGQYRREAVQTYKTFEFFRPDNEEAMKIRSACALAALKDICTYFTQEQGQVAVFDATNTTRDRREDILSFAKDNGYKVFFVESICDDPDIIEANIMQVKLSSPDYKDCDKEEALVDFLKRIKCYKLTYVPLDEDIDRNLSYIKIFNVGSRYLVNRVLDHIQSRIVYYLMNIHVTPRSIYLCRHGESELNLLGRIGGDSGLSPRGNKYACALEGFIRSQSIHDLKVWTSHMKRTIQTAEALGVPYEQWKALNEIDAGVCEEMTYEEIQEHYPEEFALRDQDKYRYRYPKGESYEDLVQRLEPVIMELERQENVLVVCHQAVMRCLLAYFLDKSAVELPYLKCPLHTVLKLTPVAYGCKVESIFLNVEAVNTHRDKPVNVDVTRDPEEALLTVPEHI, from the exons CCTCAGTGCCGCAGTTCACCAACTCGCCCACTCTGATCGTGATGGTGGGGCTGCCCGCCAGGGGGAAGACCTACATCTCCAAGAAACTCACACGCTACCTTAACTGGATTGGTGTCCCCACAAAAG tGTTTAATCTGGGCCAGTACCGTAGGGAGGCTGTCCAGACCTATAAGACCTTTGAGTTCTTCCGTCCTGACAATGAGGAAGCCATGAAGATTCGCAG TGCCTGTGCTCTGGCTGCACTGAAGGACATCTGCACATACTTCACCCAAGAGCAGGGCCAAGTGGCG GTGTTTGATGCCACCAACACCACACGGGACCGGCGAGAGGACATCCTGAGTTTTGCCAAAGATAACGGCTACAAG GTGTTTTTTGTGGAGTCCATCTGTGATGATCCAGACATCATTGAAGCAAACATCATG CAAGTGAAGCTGAGCAGCCCCGACTACAAAGACTGCGACAAGGAGGAGGCGCTGGTGGACTTCCTGAAGCGCATAAAGTGCTACAAGCTCACCTACGTGCCCCTGGACGAGGACATCGACAG gaACCTGTCCTATATAAAGATCTTTAATGTGGGCTCTCGGTACCTGGTGAACCGGGTCCTGGATCACATTCAGAGCCGGATCGTGTACTACCTGATGAACATCCACGTGACCCCGCGCTCCATCTATCTCTGTCGCCATGGCGAGAGCGAGCTCAACCTGCTGGGGCGCATCGGCGGGGACTCGGGCCTCTCACCCCGGGGCAATAAG tatgCCTGTGCTTTGGAGGGGTTTATTCGGAGCCAGTCGATTCATGACCTGAAGGTTTGGACCAGCCACATGAAGAGGACGATCCAGACCGCCGAGGCCCTGGGAGTGCCCTATGAGCAGTGGAAAGCTCTCAACGAGATTGAtgca ggagtgtgtgaggagatGACGTATGAGGAGATACAGGAACACTACCCGGAGGAGTTTGCCCTGAGAGACCAGGATAAATACCGCTACCGCTACCCCAAGGGCGAG TCGTATGAGGATCTGGTGCAGCGGCTGGAGCCGGTCATCATGGAGCTGGAGAGGCAGGAGAACGTGCTGGTGGTGTGTCACCAGGCCGTCATGCGCTGCCTCCTCGCCTACTTCCTGGACAAGAGTGCAG tggaGCTGCCATACCTGAAGTGTCCTCTGCACACGGTGCTGAAACTCACTCCTGTGGCCTACG GCTGCAAGGTGGAGTCCATCTTTCTGAATGTGGAAGCAGTGAACACTCACAGAGACAAGCCTGTG AATGTGGATGTGACACGAGACCCAGAAGAGGCACTGCTGACTGTCCCAGAGCACATCTAG
- the LOC133138205 gene encoding 6-phosphofructo-2-kinase/fructose-2,6-bisphosphatase-like isoform X4 has translation MVGLPARGKTYISKKLTRYLNWIGVPTKVFNLGQYRREAVQTYKTFEFFRPDNEEAMKIRSACALAALKDICTYFTQEQGQVAVFDATNTTRDRREDILSFAKDNGYKVFFVESICDDPDIIEANIMQVKLSSPDYKDCDKEEALVDFLKRIKCYKLTYVPLDEDIDRNLSYIKIFNVGSRYLVNRVLDHIQSRIVYYLMNIHVTPRSIYLCRHGESELNLLGRIGGDSGLSPRGNKYACALEGFIRSQSIHDLKVWTSHMKRTIQTAEALGVPYEQWKALNEIDAGVCEEMTYEEIQEHYPEEFALRDQDKYRYRYPKGESYEDLVQRLEPVIMELERQENVLVVCHQAVMRCLLAYFLDKSAVELPYLKCPLHTVLKLTPVAYGCKVESIFLNVEAVNTHRDKPVNVDVTRDPEEALLTVPEHI, from the exons ATGGTGGGGCTGCCCGCCAGGGGGAAGACCTACATCTCCAAGAAACTCACACGCTACCTTAACTGGATTGGTGTCCCCACAAAAG tGTTTAATCTGGGCCAGTACCGTAGGGAGGCTGTCCAGACCTATAAGACCTTTGAGTTCTTCCGTCCTGACAATGAGGAAGCCATGAAGATTCGCAG TGCCTGTGCTCTGGCTGCACTGAAGGACATCTGCACATACTTCACCCAAGAGCAGGGCCAAGTGGCG GTGTTTGATGCCACCAACACCACACGGGACCGGCGAGAGGACATCCTGAGTTTTGCCAAAGATAACGGCTACAAG GTGTTTTTTGTGGAGTCCATCTGTGATGATCCAGACATCATTGAAGCAAACATCATG CAAGTGAAGCTGAGCAGCCCCGACTACAAAGACTGCGACAAGGAGGAGGCGCTGGTGGACTTCCTGAAGCGCATAAAGTGCTACAAGCTCACCTACGTGCCCCTGGACGAGGACATCGACAG gaACCTGTCCTATATAAAGATCTTTAATGTGGGCTCTCGGTACCTGGTGAACCGGGTCCTGGATCACATTCAGAGCCGGATCGTGTACTACCTGATGAACATCCACGTGACCCCGCGCTCCATCTATCTCTGTCGCCATGGCGAGAGCGAGCTCAACCTGCTGGGGCGCATCGGCGGGGACTCGGGCCTCTCACCCCGGGGCAATAAG tatgCCTGTGCTTTGGAGGGGTTTATTCGGAGCCAGTCGATTCATGACCTGAAGGTTTGGACCAGCCACATGAAGAGGACGATCCAGACCGCCGAGGCCCTGGGAGTGCCCTATGAGCAGTGGAAAGCTCTCAACGAGATTGAtgca ggagtgtgtgaggagatGACGTATGAGGAGATACAGGAACACTACCCGGAGGAGTTTGCCCTGAGAGACCAGGATAAATACCGCTACCGCTACCCCAAGGGCGAG TCGTATGAGGATCTGGTGCAGCGGCTGGAGCCGGTCATCATGGAGCTGGAGAGGCAGGAGAACGTGCTGGTGGTGTGTCACCAGGCCGTCATGCGCTGCCTCCTCGCCTACTTCCTGGACAAGAGTGCAG tggaGCTGCCATACCTGAAGTGTCCTCTGCACACGGTGCTGAAACTCACTCCTGTGGCCTACG GCTGCAAGGTGGAGTCCATCTTTCTGAATGTGGAAGCAGTGAACACTCACAGAGACAAGCCTGTG AATGTGGATGTGACACGAGACCCAGAAGAGGCACTGCTGACTGTCCCAGAGCACATCTAG
- the LOC133138205 gene encoding 6-phosphofructo-2-kinase/fructose-2,6-bisphosphatase-like isoform X3 codes for MAEHMQIPLFQRPHASVPQFTNSPTLIVMVGLPARGKTYISKKLTRYLNWIGVPTKVFNLGQYRREAVQTYKTFEFFRPDNEEAMKIRSACALAALKDICTYFTQEQGQVAVFDATNTTRDRREDILSFAKDNGYKVFFVESICDDPDIIEANIMQVKLSSPDYKDCDKEEALVDFLKRIKCYKLTYVPLDEDIDRNLSYIKIFNVGSRYLVNRVLDHIQSRIVYYLMNIHVTPRSIYLCRHGESELNLLGRIGGDSGLSPRGNKYACALEGFIRSQSIHDLKVWTSHMKRTIQTAEALGVPYEQWKALNEIDAGVCEEMTYEEIQEHYPEEFALRDQDKYRYRYPKGESYEDLVQRLEPVIMELERQENVLVVCHQAVMRCLLAYFLDKSAVELPYLKCPLHTVLKLTPVAYGCKVESIFLNVEAVNTHRDKPVNVDVTRDPEEALLTVPEHI; via the exons CCTCAGTGCCGCAGTTCACCAACTCGCCCACTCTGATCGTGATGGTGGGGCTGCCCGCCAGGGGGAAGACCTACATCTCCAAGAAACTCACACGCTACCTTAACTGGATTGGTGTCCCCACAAAAG tGTTTAATCTGGGCCAGTACCGTAGGGAGGCTGTCCAGACCTATAAGACCTTTGAGTTCTTCCGTCCTGACAATGAGGAAGCCATGAAGATTCGCAG TGCCTGTGCTCTGGCTGCACTGAAGGACATCTGCACATACTTCACCCAAGAGCAGGGCCAAGTGGCG GTGTTTGATGCCACCAACACCACACGGGACCGGCGAGAGGACATCCTGAGTTTTGCCAAAGATAACGGCTACAAG GTGTTTTTTGTGGAGTCCATCTGTGATGATCCAGACATCATTGAAGCAAACATCATG CAAGTGAAGCTGAGCAGCCCCGACTACAAAGACTGCGACAAGGAGGAGGCGCTGGTGGACTTCCTGAAGCGCATAAAGTGCTACAAGCTCACCTACGTGCCCCTGGACGAGGACATCGACAG gaACCTGTCCTATATAAAGATCTTTAATGTGGGCTCTCGGTACCTGGTGAACCGGGTCCTGGATCACATTCAGAGCCGGATCGTGTACTACCTGATGAACATCCACGTGACCCCGCGCTCCATCTATCTCTGTCGCCATGGCGAGAGCGAGCTCAACCTGCTGGGGCGCATCGGCGGGGACTCGGGCCTCTCACCCCGGGGCAATAAG tatgCCTGTGCTTTGGAGGGGTTTATTCGGAGCCAGTCGATTCATGACCTGAAGGTTTGGACCAGCCACATGAAGAGGACGATCCAGACCGCCGAGGCCCTGGGAGTGCCCTATGAGCAGTGGAAAGCTCTCAACGAGATTGAtgca ggagtgtgtgaggagatGACGTATGAGGAGATACAGGAACACTACCCGGAGGAGTTTGCCCTGAGAGACCAGGATAAATACCGCTACCGCTACCCCAAGGGCGAG TCGTATGAGGATCTGGTGCAGCGGCTGGAGCCGGTCATCATGGAGCTGGAGAGGCAGGAGAACGTGCTGGTGGTGTGTCACCAGGCCGTCATGCGCTGCCTCCTCGCCTACTTCCTGGACAAGAGTGCAG tggaGCTGCCATACCTGAAGTGTCCTCTGCACACGGTGCTGAAACTCACTCCTGTGGCCTACG GCTGCAAGGTGGAGTCCATCTTTCTGAATGTGGAAGCAGTGAACACTCACAGAGACAAGCCTGTG AATGTGGATGTGACACGAGACCCAGAAGAGGCACTGCTGACTGTCCCAGAGCACATCTAG